Proteins from a genomic interval of Panthera tigris isolate Pti1 chromosome A2, P.tigris_Pti1_mat1.1, whole genome shotgun sequence:
- the GADD45B gene encoding growth arrest and DNA damage-inducible protein GADD45 beta: MTLEELVACDNAAQKMQTVSAAVEELLVAAQRQDRLTVGVYESAKLMNVDPDSVVLCLLAIDEEEEDDIALQIHFTLIQSFCCDNDINIVRVSGMQRLAQLLGEPAETQGTTEARDLHCLLVTNPHTDAWKSHGLVEVASYCEESRGNNQWVPYISLQER, encoded by the exons ATGACGCTAGAAGAGCTCGTGGCATGCGACAACGCGGCGCAGAA GATGCAGACCGTGAGCGCCGCGGTGGAGGAGCTGCTGGTGGCCGCGCAGCGCCAGGACCGCCTCACCGTGGGGGTGTACGAGTCAGCCAAGTTGATGAATGT GGACCCTGACAGCGTGGTCCTGTGCCTTCTGGCCAtcgatgaggaggaggaggatgacaTCGCCCTGCAGATACACTTCACGCTCATCCAGTCCTTTTGCTGCGACAACGACATCAATATCGTCCGGGTGTCAGGCATGCAGCGCCTGGCGCAGCTGCTGGGCGAGCCCGCGGAGACCCAGGGCACCACCGAGGCCCGAGACCTGCACTGCCTCCTGGTCACG AATCCTCACACAGATGCCTGGAAAAGCCACGGCCTGGTCGAGGTAGCCAGTTACTGCGAAGAGAGCCGAGGAAACAACCAGTGGGTCCCCTACATCTCCCTCCAGGAGCGTTGA